The DNA segment TTCCTACTGATAGCAACCGCAAAGGTATTAAACTCGGCTTTTTTAAAGGTTGCCAGACTTTGGCGCGTTTTGCTTGTCGCCAATAAATCCCAAATTCTTTGGGTTGGGTATAACCTGGAGAGTTTAATAAGCCGTTGTTACCTACATATTTATTTTGCAAGCCCACAGATGGCACAGATGGCACAGATGATGAGTAGTGAGGCTTGGTAGTTGCGGCTGGAGATGTATCTGCGGCTGCATGATGAGAATTTTGCGGCTTTTTGCGTTTTTTTGTCAGGTGTGTCAGGGCAACATTAGCCCATTCTTTCACCTGGGTATTTTGGCTTTCGGTTAGAGTTTGACACAGGGCGATCGCTTTCTTGAGTTCGCCACTACGTGCATAAGCCATGACTAAACCTACTCTAGCTTGCAGGCTAGCCGTTCCATTCCCCTGGGTGGCGATGGGTTCTAGTTGAGCGATCGCTGTTTGATAATTTCCCTGCTTGAGGGCCGCTAAACCAGCCTCCAAAGCCGATTCAGTATGTGAAGGCATAGAAATTCTGGCACTCCCATCTCTGCTAATTGATCTACGGTGATGCAACAGCGCGGTATCAGTTCAAAATACCCTGCGGGAAGCAAGCTACAAAATAGCCTACGGCAAGGCTGCGCCAACAAAATTCAAAATGAACGAACCCAAACCTGACAGTGGCTTCTGAGTTTATCTTTGAATAATAAATTTGCTTGAACTGATTTTAAATGCCAGTAAATTCCAGCCTAGCAATTTCTAATTCTTGATTCGCAATTCGTAATTAATACGTCTAGTATTATTAATTTTGAATTTTGAATTATTCTACTGTTTGGCTAGAAAAAACTGGGGCGATCGCGCTGAGTTTTAACTCTGGATGATCTCCCTGTAACTGTTGACAGTTCCACTCGTTGCGGAACAGTAAAACTGGGCGGTTCATGCTGTCTTTGACTGTGGTGGTGTTGAATATACGTCCCACCTTGTTCAAAGCTTCCCAACCGCCCTCGACCCAACGGGCGACGCTGTAAGGTAGTAGTTCCAGAATGGTTTCTACACCATACTCGTTTTGTAAGCGAAACTGCACCACCTCGAATTGCAGCTGACCCACAGCTGCCATAATTGGGTCGCGCTTGGCTTCATCGTTAGAGTACATAATTTGCACTGCACCCTCTTCGCGCAATTCGGAGATGCCTTTCTGAAATTGCTTAAATTTCGAGGGGTTTGGGTTGCGAAGAGTCGCAAATAGTTCTGGTGAAAAATACGGAATTCCTTCATATTCCAGCTTTTGCCCCGTGTAAATTGTATCGCCGATCGCAAAAACACCTGGATTATTCAAACCGATCACATCACCTGGATAAGCTACATCAATCGATTCCCGTTCTTGGGCAAAGAGCTTTTGTGGACGCGATAGGCGCACAATTTTGCCAGTCCGGGCGTGATTAACTGTCATATCTTTTTCAAACTTACCAGTGCAGACCCGGATAAAAGCAACCCGATCTCGATGCTTGGGGTCCATATTGGCTTGTAATTTAAAGACAAAACCAGAAAACTCTGGGTATGTGGGAGGTACTTCACCAACGCTGCTGATGTGGACACCGGGTTTTAGGGCATAGTCTAGGAAGTACTTGAGGAATAACTCAACCCCAAAGTTTGTCATGGCACTACCAAAGAAAACTGGTGTCATCTTGCCTTGATGTACCAAATCTAAATCTAGTTCCGGGCCGACACCTTCTAAAAGTTCTAGATCGTTTTTCAGTTGGTAATACAAATCTTCTTCTAATAGCTCTTCAATTCTGGGGTCGCCCAACTCAACTGTTGTATCACGGGCTTCCTTGCTACCGTGAGCGCTACGTTCAAACAGGTGGATTTGTTGCTTGTGACGATCAAATACTCCCTTGAAGCGATCGCCCATGCCAATCGGCCAGTTAACAGCATAGGTCTGTAAACCCAATTCTTGCTCAATCTCGTCTAATAACTCCAGTGGTTCCCTACCTGGACGGTCAAGTTTGTTAATAAATGTGAAGATTGGTAAACCTCGTAATTTACACACCTCAAATAACTTGCGCGTTTGGGGTTCCAAACCTTTAGCCACGTCAATTAACATCACCGCATTATCAGCCGCCGCCAAGGTGCGATAAGTGTCTTCACTAAAATCTTGGTGTCCGGGTGTGTCGAGTAAATTAATCTGGCAATTTTGGTACTCAAACTGTAATACTGTAGATGTAATGGAAATACCTCGTTGTTGTTCCATTGCCATCCAGTCTGAGGTAGCTTTGCGTTGAGCGCGGCGGGCTTTGACTGCCCCAGCTTCGTGAATTGCACCCCCGTACAATAGTAATTTTTCTGTCAGCGTAGTTTTACCAGCGTCAGGGTGAGAGATAATAGCAAAATTGCGGCGAAGCTCAACTGCTTGGTGGAGTTCCGTCTGTATTTCAGTTGACATAAAATGTATTAACTTCCTTGTTACGTAACTTAACTTAATTTTTTTCTACTTTAGCGAGTCTTTTCATCTTAAAACAACGATGCTCGTGATAGGGTTATTCCCGGAAATTCAAAATACGCTGAGATTTTGAGAATAGATTCTCCTCTATGTATCTTGGGTTAACAAAATTACTTTTTAAACACAGTCCCTCAGTAGAAAATTTCCCAACCAAGCAGGAAAATATCCTTCCCTTACACCCTGATCTTTTTCAAGCTAGAGATATAGAAAAATCAAAAAGCTTTAATGGTGTTTAAAAAAAAGCTAAATCAGCAAATCAGTTGCTCATTAACCCGTAGTTTTATGAAATGATAAATACAGTTTACCTGTGCTGGATTTCTGGGTGATTGTTTGCCCTAAGAGGTGGCTATCTGCTGCCTTATTTCCTTGTTAGCAGACATTCAGAAAGATTCATTACTCACTTTTTTAATAAAAATTATCATAAATGTATCCCAAAAATTGAGAATTTAAAAATAGGCGATCGCTGATTTCGTCAAATCTCAATTGTCTGATTATTAACAAATAGAATTTAAAAAGTTCTCGATTTTTGAGATGTAATACAGATGCCTACCGAGTGGAAAAATTCCCATCTACAACACTGACAACTAATAACACGCAACAGCACGGTAAAATACAAAATTGCCCCACAACTTGAAGCAGAGTAGGGCAAAGGACAGTTAAGCACTTTTTGTAGTCTGTCCGACGACAACGGAGTTTCGCCAGACTTTTGTGACGCTTTGTTTTGTGTCCATACCATTGTTATTTTTTACAAAACTTTATGTTTCCAACACACCGCCCTCGTCGTTTGCGTACCCATCCCCAATTACGCCGCATGGTACGTGAGACTGTATTGACTACCAATGATTTGATTTACCCGTTGTTTGCTGTTCCCGGAGAAGGAATTGCTAACGAAGTAAAATCTATGCCTGGTGTCTATCAACTATCGGTAGATAAGATTGTTGAGGAAGCTAAAGAGGTTCACGATTTAGGCATTCCCGCAATTATTTTGTTTGGTATTCCCGCAGATAAGGATACAGATGCGACAGGTGCTTGGCATGATTGCGGTATTGTCCAAAAGGCTGCAACGGCTGTAAAAGCAGCAGTACCCGATTTGATTGTAATTGCGGATACTTGTTTGTGCGAGTACACCAGTCATGGACATTGCGGTTATTTGCAAGTGGGTGATTTGACAGGACGAGTATTGAATGACCCTACTTTAGAATTGTTGAAGAAAACCGCAGTTTCCCAAGCCAAAGCTGGTGCGGATATTATCGCCCCTTCCGGGATGATGGATGGCTTTGTGCAGGCAATTCGCGCAGGTTTAGATGAAGCAGGATTTCAAGACACGCCGATTTTGTCTTATGCTGCTAAGTATGCTTCGGCTTATTATGGCCCATTTAGGGATGCAGCAGATTCTACACCACAATTTGGAGATAGAAGAACCTACCAAATGGACCCTGGTAACTCCCGCGAAGCTATCAGAGAAATTGAACTAGATATAGCTGAAGGCGCTGATATGTTGATGGTGAAGCCTGCTTTGGCTTACATGGACATTATTTGGCAGGTAAAGGAAGCCAGTAATTTACCTGTGGCTGCTTACAATGTGTCTGGTGAATATTCGATGGTGAAAGCTGCGGCGCTGAATGGTTGGATTGATGAACAGCGCGTAGTGATGGAAACTTTAACTGGGTTTAAGCGTGCTGGTGCTGACCTGATTTTAACCTATCACGCTAAAGATGCTGCTCGTTGGTTACCGTAGGGTAGGCTATCTCACGCATAGGCGCGGAAATATAGAGTTTTTCGTGTTTAGGCGTGAGATTGATTTTCGTCACAGTTACGGGAATACTCAAACTCGGCTTCTTGTTCTCTTTTTCCTTGGGAAAAAATTGGACAGAGTTTTGTGTTGGCACTCATACAATCCATGTGTGGTGTCTTGGCACAAACTAACAGTAAAATACTCAAGATAAATAACAAACCACAAATTGCTGCTGTTTGAATTGCAGAGATATCTAGTACGCCATGAACAACTACTTCTCGCAGAACTGATACAATAGCTACCTCTACGGCTACACCTACAGAAATACTATGTTCCTGCAAGTAGACCATTAATAGTCTAAATAATTCCACCAAAATCAAGATGAAGAGTATTTTTGCCGTGACTACTTTATAGTTGAGTGGCTGAGTAAGTGCTATAAATATACCCCACAACTGTATAAGCATGACGACGAATAAAACTAAGCATAAGACTATGACTAATAAATCTTGAAATGCTTCCATCTGCCTAACAATAGCATGACGATCTAACCAGCGATCGCAAAATAAAAATCTACTCTTGGTACGCTTTTTGAGTTTCTTGTTCATGTGGATAGGGGTTAGTTGGAGACGACAATAATTAATTCACCCCATATCTCATTTTTACCGTAGGTTAATTATTCTTACCTCCGCGTGGTTGAGAATTTAAATTTTGTACTTGTTGTAACAATTGTTCGGCATTTTTTGCCCATTGGGGATTCCCTTGGGTACTATATAAATTCTTGGCGTGATTAAATACTTTTGCTGCTTCACCATATTGATTTAATTGGGTAAAAACTAATCCTGCACCGTAATAAGCATTGGGATAATTAGGATTAGCTTCGGCTGACTTTCTAAAGGCTGTTAATGCTTCTTGGGGTTGGCCTTGATTAAATAAGACAACGCCCAGATTATAATAAGCTTCGGAATATCGCGGGTTGATTTTTATCGCTTGATTGAAAGCATTTTTAGCTTCATTTAATTTACCTTGTTGTAAATAAGAAATCCCTAGATAATAATGAGGTTCCGGTGCATTTTTACTCAACTCTACTGCTTTTTGAAATGAGGCGATCGCTCCTTCCCAATTTTGTTGCTGCTGTCTGACTAACCCCAAGTTATAATGTGCAAAACCCAACCTTGGTTCTAATTCCAATGCACGTTGCAAATAGTCATTGGCTTGTTGTAAATTATTGCCTTCCAATAATGAGCCGCCCAAATTAGCAAAGGCTAAAGCAAAATTGGGGTCACTTTGAGTAGCGCGATAAAATGCGTCGGCGGCTGGTTGTAATTGTCCAGTTTGTCGCAGTGCTAAACCGAGATTGTAGTGGGCTGCGGCTAGGTTAGGATCTAACTGAATGGCTGACTGGAAAGCAGCGATCGCATCTTGGAGCCTACCGGCTTGGATTGCCTGTAATCCCTGATTTAATAAGGTAGGGGCTGTAGGAAGACTATATTGTGCTAATAATTTGGGGATGATGGGGATAGTTGCTCTGGCTGGTGTCAAGCATTCACCTAGTAATATCAAACTCAGCAACGCTGTTATGCGATATTTATAGAATGGTAGTCTCATTGATGGGCTAACTCACAACAATTTGCGTTATCTTTACTTCAAATAAACTGACATTCAAAATTACGTTTTAACAAAAATTCTAGATTCTGCATTAAAGTTTGTATCGCTTAACGTTTCTTAAGATAAATCTTACGACAGGCTACAATTTTTTGCACCTTTGATTAAAGGAAGGATAATAACAAGTTAAAGAGAGGGTAATTCTCGGATTATTCATCTTTGACAAAACAGGGCAATGCGGTATTGAGACTTACCGCAAGGGAGGTTTTATGAGCGAAAAAGTCAGATTAGGTTCGCGGAATGTTGCCATTGTCGGCCCTTATTTAAGTGGAAAAACAACTTTACTAGAAAGCTTATTATTTGTCACAGGAGCGATTTCTCGCAAAGGCAGCGTTAAGGATACTAACACAGTTGGGGATAGTGCGAATGAATCACGCGATCGCCACATGAGCGTAGAAATCAGCACTGCCTGCGCTGAGTATAACGACATTCGTTTTACCTTTATAGACTGTCCGGGTAGCGTTGAATTTACCCAAGAAACATATAACGCGCTCATGGGCGTTGATGCGGCAATTGTAGTCTGCGAACCAATACGTGAAAGAGTCCTCACCCTTGCTCCTCTATTTAAATTCCTAGACGATTGGGAAATTCCCCATCTTGTCTTTGTGAATAAAATGGATCGAGCAAACATTCATGTCCTCGAAACATTACACGCCCTCAAAGCAGTTTCCAGTCGTCCCTTAGTAGCTCACCAATACCCCATCATGCAGAGAGAAGTTGGAGCGGCGGCTTCCGCCGATCCAAACTTCGGGGGGGAACAACTCACCGGCTTTATCGACATGGTGAGTGAACAAGCCTATCAATATCATCCCGGCGCACCAGCTGACCCCATTCCCTTCCCTGAACATCTCAAACAAGAAGAACATACCGCACGGGCAGAAATGCTCGAAGCCTTAGCAAATTTTGATGACCATTTATTGGAAGAGCTTTTAGAAGATATTGAACCACCAGCAGAAGAAATCCTCAAAGATTTAAAAATGGAATTAGGGGCAGATTTAGTAGTTCCCGTCTTCTTTGGTGTCGCGGAACAAGATTATGGTGTCAGACCTTTATTAGAAGCTTTACTCAGGGAAGCCCCCGAACCAGAAACCACCGCCGCCCGTCGCCTCAAAGGAAAAGTTAGTCATACACCCATAGCCCAAGTCTTAAAAACCTATTACACTCCCCAAGGTGGCAAACTTTCCCTCGTGCGAGTATGGCAAGGCAAACTCACCGATGGTATCATCCTCAACGGCGTGCGCGCTGGTGGGATTTATCGCCTCATGGGACAACAACAGCAATCGGTGAACGAAGTCGGTGCAGGTGAAATTGTCGCCCTCAGCCGTTTAGAAGGAATTAAAACCGGGGATACCATCTCCACAGAACAGCCGACGCAATTACCCAAAGCCCAACAGTTAGAGCCAGTTTACGCCCTCGCCATCACCCCAGAAAAGCGCAACGATGAAGTTAAACTCAGCAACGCTATCACCAAACTCTTAGAAGAAGACCCCTCTTTAGCTTGGGAACAACACGGCGACACCCACGAAGTGATTTTGTGGGGACAAGGCGAGATTCATTTGCAAGTCGCCCTGGATAGACTGCGCCGCAAATATAACTTGCCCATGTCTACCCATTTGCCACAAGTGCCTTATAAAGAAACCATCCGTAAACCAGTCACCTCAGTACATGGACGCTACAAACACCAAAGCGGTGGTCATGGACAGTTCGGTGATGTGTTCCTGGATATCAAACCCCTACCACGGGGTGAAGGCTTCAACTTTAAAGAAAGCATTGTTGGTGGTGTAGTACCTAGACAGTATATTCCTGGGGTAGAAATGGGTGTGCGGGAATTTCTTGTACATGGGCCTTTAGGCTTCCCAGTGGTTGATGTGGCGGTGACATTAACAAATGGTTCCTATCACACCGTTGATAGTTCCGAACAAGCCTTCAAGCAAGCCGCCCGTTTAGCCATGCAAACAGGCATACCCCAAGCCCAACCCACCTTATTAGAGCCGATTTTGCGGGTGGAAGTGACAACACCCAGTGAGTTTACCTCTAAGGTGCTGCAATTATTGAGTGGTAGACGTGGGCAAATTTTGGGCTACGAAGGCAGACAAGATTGGCAAGGCTGGGATAATATTTCTGCTTACCTACCACAAGCCGAGATGCAAAACTTTATTGTAGAGCTGCGATCGCTCACTCTCGGCGTTGGTTCATTCCATTGGGCTTATGACCACCTGCAAGAAGTCCCAGAAAAGCTTGCTGAACGCGTACTTGCTAGTAACGGTAATGGTAGTAACGGCAATGGCAAGTAGTATCAGTTAACGAATGTCTCCTCTATTCAGAATCTTGGAGTGGTAATATTTATCACTCCAATTTTTTATCACTATTCACCTTCAGAATATGGACATAATTTCAGTAACTTTACTAATAAAAATACACTTTTTCAATGATTAAAATTTAAACATAGTTTAAATAGATTAAGAATCAGAGGGCATTTAGAA comes from the Nostoc sp. PCC 7120 = FACHB-418 genome and includes:
- a CDS encoding phosphate-starvation-inducible PsiE family protein — translated: MNKKLKKRTKSRFLFCDRWLDRHAIVRQMEAFQDLLVIVLCLVLFVVMLIQLWGIFIALTQPLNYKVVTAKILFILILVELFRLLMVYLQEHSISVGVAVEVAIVSVLREVVVHGVLDISAIQTAAICGLLFILSILLLVCAKTPHMDCMSANTKLCPIFSQGKREQEAEFEYSRNCDENQSHA
- a CDS encoding elongation factor G → MSEKVRLGSRNVAIVGPYLSGKTTLLESLLFVTGAISRKGSVKDTNTVGDSANESRDRHMSVEISTACAEYNDIRFTFIDCPGSVEFTQETYNALMGVDAAIVVCEPIRERVLTLAPLFKFLDDWEIPHLVFVNKMDRANIHVLETLHALKAVSSRPLVAHQYPIMQREVGAAASADPNFGGEQLTGFIDMVSEQAYQYHPGAPADPIPFPEHLKQEEHTARAEMLEALANFDDHLLEELLEDIEPPAEEILKDLKMELGADLVVPVFFGVAEQDYGVRPLLEALLREAPEPETTAARRLKGKVSHTPIAQVLKTYYTPQGGKLSLVRVWQGKLTDGIILNGVRAGGIYRLMGQQQQSVNEVGAGEIVALSRLEGIKTGDTISTEQPTQLPKAQQLEPVYALAITPEKRNDEVKLSNAITKLLEEDPSLAWEQHGDTHEVILWGQGEIHLQVALDRLRRKYNLPMSTHLPQVPYKETIRKPVTSVHGRYKHQSGGHGQFGDVFLDIKPLPRGEGFNFKESIVGGVVPRQYIPGVEMGVREFLVHGPLGFPVVDVAVTLTNGSYHTVDSSEQAFKQAARLAMQTGIPQAQPTLLEPILRVEVTTPSEFTSKVLQLLSGRRGQILGYEGRQDWQGWDNISAYLPQAEMQNFIVELRSLTLGVGSFHWAYDHLQEVPEKLAERVLASNGNGSNGNGK
- the hemB gene encoding porphobilinogen synthase, with translation MFPTHRPRRLRTHPQLRRMVRETVLTTNDLIYPLFAVPGEGIANEVKSMPGVYQLSVDKIVEEAKEVHDLGIPAIILFGIPADKDTDATGAWHDCGIVQKAATAVKAAVPDLIVIADTCLCEYTSHGHCGYLQVGDLTGRVLNDPTLELLKKTAVSQAKAGADIIAPSGMMDGFVQAIRAGLDEAGFQDTPILSYAAKYASAYYGPFRDAADSTPQFGDRRTYQMDPGNSREAIREIELDIAEGADMLMVKPALAYMDIIWQVKEASNLPVAAYNVSGEYSMVKAAALNGWIDEQRVVMETLTGFKRAGADLILTYHAKDAARWLP
- the prfC gene encoding peptide chain release factor 3, which codes for MSTEIQTELHQAVELRRNFAIISHPDAGKTTLTEKLLLYGGAIHEAGAVKARRAQRKATSDWMAMEQQRGISITSTVLQFEYQNCQINLLDTPGHQDFSEDTYRTLAAADNAVMLIDVAKGLEPQTRKLFEVCKLRGLPIFTFINKLDRPGREPLELLDEIEQELGLQTYAVNWPIGMGDRFKGVFDRHKQQIHLFERSAHGSKEARDTTVELGDPRIEELLEEDLYYQLKNDLELLEGVGPELDLDLVHQGKMTPVFFGSAMTNFGVELFLKYFLDYALKPGVHISSVGEVPPTYPEFSGFVFKLQANMDPKHRDRVAFIRVCTGKFEKDMTVNHARTGKIVRLSRPQKLFAQERESIDVAYPGDVIGLNNPGVFAIGDTIYTGQKLEYEGIPYFSPELFATLRNPNPSKFKQFQKGISELREEGAVQIMYSNDEAKRDPIMAAVGQLQFEVVQFRLQNEYGVETILELLPYSVARWVEGGWEALNKVGRIFNTTTVKDSMNRPVLLFRNEWNCQQLQGDHPELKLSAIAPVFSSQTVE
- a CDS encoding tetratricopeptide repeat protein gives rise to the protein MRLPFYKYRITALLSLILLGECLTPARATIPIIPKLLAQYSLPTAPTLLNQGLQAIQAGRLQDAIAAFQSAIQLDPNLAAAHYNLGLALRQTGQLQPAADAFYRATQSDPNFALAFANLGGSLLEGNNLQQANDYLQRALELEPRLGFAHYNLGLVRQQQQNWEGAIASFQKAVELSKNAPEPHYYLGISYLQQGKLNEAKNAFNQAIKINPRYSEAYYNLGVVLFNQGQPQEALTAFRKSAEANPNYPNAYYGAGLVFTQLNQYGEAAKVFNHAKNLYSTQGNPQWAKNAEQLLQQVQNLNSQPRGGKNN